The Plantibacter sp. Leaf314 genome includes a window with the following:
- a CDS encoding arginase family protein, whose amino-acid sequence MLSAPTNLGLRPPQRGSVPGAAKAPEALREAGLFSRLASLGARDGGVILPGRYVDDDDTRAPGRVRNQDPLIDHTRRLAGRIEDAWSSGSTPLVIGGDCSVLLAAGVASARRGRIGLIHVDGHTDFRHPGNSAECASVAGEDLAAAVGLHWPAIADIDGLAPYFEPARTSHLGHRDDDEHAAEARAVLGCVVAASELSSSGLTAATSAALEVAGTSYWVQIDVDVLDPSVMPAVDSPDPGGIDAAQLTELISVLAPRAAGISITVFDPDLDPYGSYARLLVDVLARGLPAAGSRS is encoded by the coding sequence ATGCTGTCCGCCCCGACCAACCTGGGCCTCCGACCACCGCAGCGCGGAAGCGTGCCCGGCGCGGCGAAGGCCCCTGAGGCGTTGCGCGAGGCGGGGCTGTTCAGCCGGCTCGCGTCGCTCGGCGCCCGAGACGGCGGGGTGATCCTGCCGGGTCGGTACGTCGATGACGATGACACCCGCGCCCCAGGACGGGTTCGCAACCAGGATCCGCTCATCGACCACACCCGACGACTCGCCGGTCGGATCGAGGACGCATGGTCGTCGGGCAGCACTCCGCTCGTCATCGGAGGAGACTGCAGCGTCCTGCTCGCCGCAGGAGTCGCATCGGCGCGACGCGGGCGCATCGGCCTCATCCACGTCGACGGTCACACCGACTTCCGGCACCCGGGCAACAGCGCCGAGTGCGCGAGTGTGGCCGGAGAGGACCTCGCAGCCGCCGTCGGGCTGCACTGGCCGGCGATCGCCGACATCGACGGGCTCGCGCCCTACTTCGAGCCGGCTCGGACATCCCACCTCGGGCATCGCGACGACGACGAACATGCCGCAGAGGCACGTGCCGTGCTCGGCTGCGTCGTCGCCGCTTCGGAGCTCTCCTCGAGCGGGCTGACTGCGGCGACCTCGGCCGCCCTCGAAGTGGCGGGCACCTCCTACTGGGTGCAGATCGACGTCGACGTCCTCGATCCATCCGTGATGCCCGCGGTGGACAGCCCAGATCCCGGCGGCATCGACGCCGCACAGCTCACCGAGCTCATCAGCGTTCTCGCCCCTCGTGCAGCTGGCATCTCGATCACCGTGTTCGACCCCGACCTGGACCCGTACGGCTCGTACGCACGACTCCTCGTGGACGTCCTCGCGCGCGGACTCCCTGCAGCCGGGTCGCGCAGCTAG
- a CDS encoding phosphotransferase enzyme family protein, with product MTEVAAPLLEMLWENDDPAEVISTRFGLDDAAAAGRWVAATVGDHWGVEVESVTRIVMSGHNALAWISASSGPFLAKWSVLPTKFPRLTALTQLTAWLGERGLPVSEPVPALDGRVQVETGERTSMSLQRQITGLLLDIAEPQQVRAAGAALAKLHLALADYPRIEDVGAFADQPQPLATRITDWLESGRSGALTPAAHEQMFGFLAGAPSEQLSAQLVHGDFRSSNILCTGHDITAVLDFEEARFDYPIMELAQSAVMLGTRFRDWGPVPPEVHVWLREGYESERPLTAAEAGWWKLLVLWFSFLLVPPKEDPTGWGPAARALLPEMTA from the coding sequence ATGACCGAGGTCGCCGCACCGCTGCTGGAGATGTTGTGGGAGAACGACGATCCCGCGGAGGTCATCAGCACACGGTTCGGCCTCGACGATGCCGCTGCGGCAGGCCGGTGGGTCGCCGCGACCGTCGGTGACCACTGGGGCGTCGAGGTCGAATCGGTCACGCGGATCGTGATGAGCGGCCACAACGCCCTGGCCTGGATCAGCGCGTCGTCCGGACCGTTCCTCGCGAAGTGGTCCGTCCTCCCGACGAAGTTCCCTCGGCTGACGGCACTGACCCAGCTCACGGCCTGGCTCGGTGAACGGGGACTGCCCGTGTCGGAACCGGTGCCCGCACTCGACGGGCGGGTGCAGGTGGAGACCGGCGAGCGGACGTCGATGAGCCTCCAACGCCAGATCACCGGGCTCCTCCTGGACATCGCGGAACCACAGCAGGTCCGAGCGGCCGGGGCTGCCCTCGCGAAGCTGCATCTCGCTTTGGCCGACTATCCGCGCATCGAGGACGTGGGTGCGTTCGCCGACCAGCCCCAGCCGCTGGCGACACGGATCACCGACTGGCTGGAGTCCGGTCGTTCGGGTGCGCTGACGCCCGCAGCCCACGAGCAGATGTTCGGGTTCCTCGCCGGTGCGCCGTCCGAGCAGTTGTCCGCGCAGCTCGTCCACGGGGACTTCCGGTCCTCGAACATCCTGTGCACCGGGCACGACATCACGGCGGTCTTGGACTTCGAGGAAGCCCGATTCGACTACCCCATCATGGAGTTGGCCCAATCGGCTGTGATGCTGGGGACCCGTTTCCGAGACTGGGGACCGGTCCCGCCCGAGGTCCACGTCTGGCTCCGTGAGGGGTACGAATCCGAGCGCCCGCTGACGGCGGCGGAGGCCGGCTGGTGGAAGCTCCTCGTGCTCTGGTTCTCCTTCCTCCTCGTCCCTCCGAAAGAAGATCCGACCGGATGGGGCCCGGCGGCGCGCGCGCTCCTCCCCGAGATGACCGCCTGA
- a CDS encoding helix-turn-helix domain-containing protein: MTSNPPVWNVMLDTCPSRTSLARIANKWTAMIVIALSEGPARFGTVRHAVGGISGKVLASTLRDLERDGILTRTAFDEMPPRVEYELTPLGQTLREPLMALGLWAEQHIEEVLGARDAFDDRRSDETGSTPESEKLPRRGL, encoded by the coding sequence ATGACCTCGAACCCGCCCGTATGGAACGTGATGCTGGACACCTGTCCGTCTCGGACCTCGCTCGCGAGGATCGCGAACAAGTGGACCGCCATGATCGTGATCGCGCTGAGCGAGGGTCCCGCGCGCTTCGGGACGGTCCGGCATGCGGTCGGCGGGATCAGCGGGAAGGTGCTGGCCAGCACGCTGCGCGACCTCGAGCGCGACGGCATCCTCACGCGAACCGCCTTCGACGAGATGCCGCCGCGAGTCGAGTACGAGCTCACACCGCTCGGGCAGACGCTGCGAGAGCCACTGATGGCGCTGGGTCTGTGGGCCGAGCAGCACATCGAAGAGGTCCTGGGAGCACGAGACGCGTTCGACGACAGACGCTCGGACGAAACGGGTTCGACGCCGGAGTCCGAGAAGCTGCCACGAAGGGGCCTCTGA
- a CDS encoding NAD(P)H-binding protein, giving the protein MNILVHGATGAQGGPVAAKLIERGHTVTAGVRNPQAYSAGNAIALDLDDVSTLTKAYEDVDGVFVHLPLGSPEQLQTWAKTIAIAISSARPARVVVSSSGYPVDFTAEHPSAIVTLLRGLEGSGVSTAVVAPRLYLENLLAPHIVGAVRTDGVLRYPLREDYAVSWSSHLDVADVAAGLFADTDITGVVDLGALPGLVGADLAQSFGEHLGREVRFEAQSPAQMGAEMAVLIGEEGIKPVVAMYTHRLTQPSDVIDESTSAQKRLGIAPRSVSQWLADMGV; this is encoded by the coding sequence ATGAACATTCTCGTACACGGCGCCACCGGCGCCCAGGGCGGCCCCGTCGCCGCCAAACTCATCGAACGCGGCCACACCGTCACGGCCGGCGTCCGCAACCCACAGGCGTATTCGGCTGGAAATGCGATCGCTCTCGACCTGGACGACGTCTCCACACTCACCAAGGCCTACGAGGACGTCGACGGCGTCTTCGTGCACCTGCCGCTCGGTTCGCCCGAGCAGCTGCAGACCTGGGCGAAGACCATCGCCATCGCGATCAGTTCGGCTCGGCCCGCGCGGGTGGTGGTGTCGTCCAGCGGATACCCGGTCGACTTCACAGCCGAGCACCCCAGCGCGATCGTGACGCTCCTCCGTGGACTCGAGGGAAGCGGTGTGTCGACGGCGGTCGTCGCACCACGGTTGTACCTGGAGAACCTGCTGGCTCCGCACATCGTCGGCGCCGTCCGGACCGACGGCGTGCTGCGGTACCCGCTCCGCGAGGACTACGCCGTCTCCTGGTCATCCCACCTCGATGTCGCAGACGTCGCCGCCGGTCTGTTCGCCGACACCGACATCACCGGAGTCGTCGATCTCGGCGCGCTACCGGGCCTCGTCGGCGCGGACCTCGCCCAGAGCTTCGGCGAACACCTCGGCCGTGAGGTGCGGTTCGAAGCGCAGAGCCCGGCACAGATGGGCGCGGAGATGGCCGTCCTGATCGGCGAGGAAGGGATCAAGCCGGTCGTCGCGATGTACACCCACCGCTTGACCCAACCTTCGGACGTGATCGACGAGTCGACCAGCGCCCAGAAGCGACTGGGGATCGCGCCCCGCTCCGTGTCGCAGTGGCTCGCGGATATGGGAGTCTGA
- a CDS encoding ATP-grasp domain-containing protein, with protein MTAGTAPTWALERGVFSSGDETLRAAIVRSGGTILEWNDAWLADGRLPDVPGAVVFHGSLANADWIVRETDWRPGAFCATGRFACSSWHPAVRELLLTPTSVLTTVSELVATGAPESFGDRVFVRPDSALKPFSGRVLERASITLESLDHGFYYDDADLPVIVSPVIEVRDEWRLVVIDGAVVAGSGYAADGRTAGAPLGADHPAWVFGAGVLESLPLPEPAFIMDVGEGPDGLRLVELNPFSGADFYSCDPDAIVHAVNRLLSAAD; from the coding sequence ATGACGGCAGGTACGGCTCCCACCTGGGCCCTGGAGCGCGGGGTCTTCAGTAGCGGCGACGAGACGCTCCGAGCGGCGATCGTCCGTTCAGGCGGGACGATCCTGGAATGGAATGACGCCTGGCTGGCGGACGGCCGGCTTCCGGACGTTCCGGGGGCAGTGGTCTTCCACGGCTCCCTGGCGAACGCGGACTGGATCGTCCGAGAGACCGACTGGCGACCTGGCGCCTTCTGCGCGACCGGCCGGTTCGCGTGCTCGAGCTGGCACCCTGCCGTGCGTGAGCTGCTCCTGACACCGACCTCGGTGCTGACCACGGTCTCGGAACTCGTTGCGACGGGCGCACCCGAATCCTTCGGTGACCGCGTGTTCGTTCGTCCCGACAGTGCGCTGAAGCCGTTCAGTGGCCGCGTCCTCGAGCGCGCATCGATCACCTTGGAGTCCCTCGACCACGGCTTCTACTACGACGACGCGGACCTCCCCGTCATCGTCTCCCCCGTGATCGAGGTGCGCGACGAATGGCGTCTGGTGGTCATCGACGGAGCGGTCGTCGCCGGCAGCGGGTACGCCGCCGACGGGCGAACGGCCGGGGCACCGCTCGGTGCAGACCATCCCGCGTGGGTGTTCGGTGCGGGCGTCCTCGAGTCCCTTCCGCTCCCTGAACCGGCGTTCATCATGGACGTCGGCGAGGGCCCGGACGGCCTGCGGCTGGTCGAACTCAACCCGTTCAGCGGTGCCGACTTCTACAGCTGCGACCCGGACGCCATCGTCCACGCCGTCAACCGCCTGCTCAGCGCAGCCGATTGA
- a CDS encoding zinc-binding dehydrogenase produces the protein MRATLMYNAGDVRVEDVPEPSIQHPTDAIIRVTYACVCGSDLHPYHSLEETPEGRRMGHEAIGVVEQVGDAVERLAVGDTVIVPFAWSDNTCAFCRDGVTTSCVHGGFFDGASSATQAEQLLVPQADGTAVVIPAGTDEALMPSLLTLSDVYLTGYHAAHTGGVEAGKTVVVIGDGAVGLSAVLASSQLGAETIILMGRHEARTDLGREFGATHVVAERGDAGVRKVLELTGGEGAHVVLEAVGHLPAYEQAYGVVRPGGTISRVGVPQYEDAPVGFSSLFGKNATLTGGPATVRAYIEAALPQVLDGTITPGKVFDRELPLSEIAEAYRLMDSREALKVLIRP, from the coding sequence ATGCGAGCAACCCTGATGTACAACGCCGGCGACGTCCGCGTCGAAGACGTCCCCGAGCCCTCGATCCAGCATCCGACGGACGCGATCATCCGCGTCACCTACGCCTGCGTGTGCGGCTCCGACCTGCACCCGTACCACTCCCTCGAGGAGACCCCTGAAGGACGCCGGATGGGACACGAGGCGATCGGCGTCGTCGAGCAGGTCGGCGATGCCGTCGAACGCCTCGCCGTCGGGGACACCGTGATCGTCCCGTTCGCCTGGTCGGACAACACGTGCGCGTTCTGCCGTGACGGCGTGACCACCTCATGTGTGCACGGCGGGTTCTTCGACGGCGCGTCATCCGCGACCCAGGCCGAGCAGCTGCTGGTGCCCCAGGCCGACGGCACCGCGGTCGTCATCCCAGCGGGGACGGATGAGGCGTTGATGCCGTCACTCCTGACCCTCTCGGACGTGTACCTCACCGGGTACCACGCCGCACACACGGGCGGGGTCGAGGCCGGCAAGACCGTCGTCGTCATCGGCGACGGCGCCGTCGGCCTGTCCGCCGTTCTCGCCTCGAGCCAACTGGGCGCCGAGACGATCATCCTGATGGGCCGTCACGAGGCCCGCACCGACCTCGGCCGAGAGTTCGGCGCCACCCACGTCGTTGCCGAACGGGGCGACGCGGGTGTCCGGAAGGTGCTCGAGCTCACCGGCGGGGAGGGAGCGCACGTCGTGCTCGAAGCCGTCGGACACCTGCCCGCCTACGAGCAGGCCTACGGGGTGGTGCGCCCTGGCGGAACGATCTCGCGCGTCGGGGTCCCGCAGTACGAGGACGCGCCTGTCGGGTTCTCGTCGCTGTTCGGCAAGAACGCCACCCTGACCGGCGGCCCGGCGACCGTCCGCGCCTACATCGAAGCCGCGTTGCCACAGGTCCTCGACGGGACGATCACGCCCGGCAAGGTCTTCGATCGTGAGCTGCCACTCTCCGAGATCGCCGAGGCCTACCGCCTCATGGACTCCCGCGAGGCGCTCAAAGTGCTGATCCGCCCATAG
- a CDS encoding cupin domain-containing protein: MRILPTTPTVKNPPEWFTGDVWLDPVVAPQDEGQRLSAGLVRFSPGARTAWHSHPLGQTLRIMEGTALVQARGGDVVEVRAGQTVYTPPGEEHWHGAAPDSFMTHLALWETPDGDDSAHWGDHVTDAEYDNR, from the coding sequence ATGCGCATCCTCCCCACGACCCCCACGGTGAAGAATCCTCCCGAGTGGTTCACCGGCGACGTGTGGCTCGACCCCGTCGTCGCTCCGCAGGACGAAGGCCAACGCCTGAGCGCCGGCCTGGTCAGGTTCAGCCCCGGGGCTCGCACCGCCTGGCACTCCCACCCGCTCGGCCAGACGCTCCGCATCATGGAGGGCACCGCGCTCGTGCAGGCGCGTGGCGGCGACGTGGTCGAGGTCCGCGCAGGGCAGACCGTGTACACGCCTCCCGGCGAGGAGCACTGGCACGGCGCAGCACCCGACAGTTTCATGACCCACCTCGCGCTCTGGGAGACCCCCGACGGCGACGACAGTGCCCACTGGGGCGATCACGTCACCGACGCCGAGTACGACAACCGCTGA
- a CDS encoding helix-turn-helix domain-containing protein — MDNKAEVREFLMSRRARLSPADVGLTAGANRRVAGLRRSEVAMLADLSVEYYAKLERGDIAGASAAVLESLARALLLDETERMHLLDLARAADGIPTSGRHRRRANAQQPSRVALQRTLDAITGGPAFVRDRHQNLVATNPLGAAFYSPVIGAGGRIPNLARFQFLDPAARDFYPDWELFAQMCVGIMRVEAGRDPHDRTLQDLVGELTTRSETFARLWTAHDVRSHGSGTKRFHHPIVGALTLTYEELAVTAEDGLSLLVYTAEPGSPSAERLQLLANWASEAPITEHS, encoded by the coding sequence ATGGACAACAAGGCCGAGGTGCGTGAGTTCCTCATGTCACGGCGTGCGCGGCTCTCGCCCGCGGATGTCGGGCTCACAGCCGGCGCGAACCGCCGCGTGGCAGGACTGCGCCGATCAGAGGTCGCGATGCTCGCCGACCTGAGCGTCGAGTACTACGCCAAGCTCGAGCGCGGTGACATCGCGGGCGCATCCGCCGCCGTGCTGGAGTCGCTCGCCCGGGCGCTGCTCCTGGATGAGACGGAGCGGATGCATCTGCTCGATCTCGCGCGTGCGGCCGACGGCATCCCGACATCCGGCCGCCACCGGCGCCGTGCCAACGCCCAGCAGCCCTCCCGCGTCGCGTTGCAACGCACGCTCGACGCGATCACCGGGGGCCCGGCGTTCGTCCGGGACCGTCACCAGAACCTCGTGGCGACGAACCCGCTCGGTGCAGCGTTCTACTCGCCGGTCATCGGAGCCGGCGGAAGGATCCCGAACCTGGCGCGATTCCAGTTCCTCGACCCCGCAGCGCGCGACTTCTACCCCGACTGGGAGCTGTTCGCTCAGATGTGCGTCGGCATCATGCGGGTCGAGGCCGGCCGGGATCCACACGACCGCACCCTGCAGGATCTGGTCGGTGAACTCACCACCCGGAGCGAGACGTTCGCCCGGCTCTGGACGGCGCACGACGTCCGTTCACACGGATCCGGCACCAAACGGTTCCACCACCCCATCGTGGGAGCACTCACGCTCACCTACGAGGAACTCGCCGTCACGGCCGAGGACGGCCTCAGCCTCCTCGTCTACACCGCCGAACCCGGATCCCCCTCCGCCGAGCGCCTCCAACTCCTGGCGAACTGGGCCTCCGAGGCCCCGATCACGGAGCACTCATGA
- a CDS encoding sugar O-acetyltransferase: protein MTLTELLAALNAGETIAGGSPGHAVMHDTSQEALRIAGELNAGYHPPARVRELLAELTGRPVDETVTLFPPFTADFGKNIRLGARVFINSGCRFQDQGGISIGDDCLIGHNAVIATLQHGMQPSKRADLIPSPVVIGRKVWLGANVTVLPGVTIGDDSVIGAGSVVTKDIPAGVIAVGSPARVVRALDD, encoded by the coding sequence ATGACCCTCACCGAACTCCTCGCCGCCCTGAACGCCGGCGAGACCATCGCAGGCGGCTCCCCCGGGCACGCGGTCATGCACGACACCAGCCAGGAAGCCCTCCGGATCGCCGGTGAACTCAATGCCGGCTATCACCCACCCGCCCGGGTGAGGGAGCTGCTGGCCGAGCTGACCGGCCGTCCCGTCGATGAGACGGTGACGCTGTTCCCACCGTTCACCGCCGACTTCGGCAAGAACATCCGACTCGGCGCCCGGGTGTTCATCAACTCGGGATGCCGCTTCCAGGACCAAGGCGGTATCTCGATCGGCGACGACTGCCTGATCGGTCACAACGCCGTCATCGCCACGCTCCAGCACGGCATGCAGCCCAGCAAGCGGGCCGACCTCATCCCCTCGCCGGTCGTCATCGGGCGGAAGGTCTGGCTCGGAGCCAACGTCACCGTCCTCCCCGGGGTCACGATCGGTGACGACTCCGTCATCGGCGCCGGCTCGGTCGTCACGAAGGACATCCCCGCTGGGGTGATCGCCGTCGGCTCCCCCGCGCGCGTCGTCCGCGCCCTCGACGATTAG
- a CDS encoding DUF3349 domain-containing protein codes for MSEQNGGDATGVEVANGGSGVVARVVGWLRAGYPKGVPEHDYVPLLGILRRSLTPEELDQVVGGLIVEAENADASGEPVGHDRLRARVEQLLLGPALPEDLVRVSARLASAGWPLGSPDDVRAEAADHTDAGGDRANLLGERGGLVARIVRWLRAGYPAGLPEQDFVPLVALLRRRLSDAEVAEVGARLAAEGDPSLSRVDVATAIAQVTAELPSDEDVERVRRSLADHGWPSDFAV; via the coding sequence ATGTCGGAGCAGAACGGCGGAGACGCGACCGGCGTCGAGGTCGCGAACGGTGGGTCCGGCGTGGTGGCGCGGGTCGTCGGCTGGCTCCGCGCCGGATACCCGAAGGGCGTGCCCGAGCACGACTACGTGCCGCTGCTCGGCATCCTTCGACGGAGCCTCACCCCCGAGGAGCTGGACCAGGTCGTCGGCGGCCTGATCGTCGAGGCCGAGAACGCGGATGCCTCAGGCGAGCCGGTCGGCCACGATCGGCTGCGGGCGCGGGTCGAACAGCTCCTCCTCGGACCGGCGCTCCCGGAGGACCTCGTCCGGGTCTCCGCCCGGCTCGCGAGCGCGGGGTGGCCGCTCGGCAGCCCGGACGACGTCCGTGCGGAAGCGGCCGACCACACCGACGCCGGCGGAGATCGCGCGAACCTGCTCGGGGAGCGCGGAGGGCTGGTCGCCCGCATCGTGCGTTGGCTCCGAGCCGGATACCCCGCAGGACTCCCCGAGCAGGACTTCGTCCCCCTCGTGGCGCTCCTCCGCCGGCGGCTGAGTGACGCCGAGGTCGCCGAGGTGGGCGCCCGCCTCGCGGCGGAGGGCGACCCCTCGCTCAGCCGGGTCGACGTCGCCACGGCGATCGCCCAGGTCACCGCAGAGCTGCCGAGCGACGAGGACGTGGAACGTGTCCGCCGGTCCCTCGCCGATCACGGGTGGCCGAGCGACTTCGCGGTCTGA
- a CDS encoding inorganic phosphate transporter has translation MDPIILLSLVVITALAFDFTNGFHDTANAMATSIATGALPPKVAVTLSAVLNLVGAFLSIEVALTVTNAVVKIQDSSGAPDPALLEGGGSALLLIVLAGLIGGIIWNLLTWLLGLPSSSSHALFGGLIGSTLAGLGLNGVNWAGDGSKLDGVVGKVILPALMSPVLAGAVAAIGTWLVFRVIGNIAQGRLHRGFRIGQIGSASLVSLAHGTNDAQKTMGVITLALIAAGGWDDTESVPLWVKLACALAISLGTYIGGWRIIRTVGKGIVELNTPQGMAAESSSAAVILASSHLGFALSTTHVATGSILGSGVGRPGAQVRWRVALRMVVAWVITLPAAALMGAVMWWVGHLVGGAIGGILMVAILAGVALFIYLRSRRDSIGSHNVNDDWQDAPARSSQQTAA, from the coding sequence GTGGACCCCATCATCCTGCTCTCGCTCGTCGTGATCACGGCACTCGCCTTCGACTTCACCAACGGATTCCACGACACCGCGAACGCGATGGCGACCTCCATCGCCACCGGCGCGCTGCCGCCGAAGGTCGCGGTCACCCTCTCGGCGGTGCTGAACCTCGTGGGCGCGTTCCTGAGCATCGAAGTCGCGCTCACCGTCACGAACGCGGTCGTCAAGATCCAGGACTCGTCGGGCGCTCCCGACCCGGCGCTCCTCGAAGGAGGCGGCTCGGCGCTCCTGCTCATCGTGCTCGCCGGGCTCATCGGTGGCATCATCTGGAACCTGCTCACCTGGCTCCTCGGGCTGCCGTCGAGCTCATCGCACGCGCTCTTCGGCGGTCTCATCGGCTCGACGCTCGCGGGCCTCGGCCTGAACGGCGTGAACTGGGCCGGCGACGGTTCGAAGCTCGACGGTGTCGTCGGCAAGGTCATCCTCCCCGCTCTCATGTCGCCCGTGCTCGCGGGTGCAGTGGCCGCGATCGGTACCTGGCTCGTCTTCCGGGTCATCGGCAACATCGCTCAGGGGCGTCTCCACCGCGGGTTCCGGATCGGGCAGATCGGCAGCGCGTCGCTCGTCTCGCTCGCCCACGGCACGAACGACGCGCAGAAGACGATGGGCGTCATCACCCTCGCGCTCATCGCAGCCGGCGGCTGGGACGACACCGAGTCGGTTCCACTCTGGGTGAAGCTCGCGTGCGCCCTGGCGATCTCGCTCGGCACCTACATCGGCGGGTGGCGGATCATCCGCACCGTCGGCAAGGGCATCGTGGAGTTGAACACGCCGCAGGGCATGGCCGCCGAGAGCTCCTCTGCCGCCGTCATCCTCGCCTCGAGCCACCTGGGCTTCGCGCTCAGTACCACGCACGTCGCGACCGGATCGATCCTCGGTTCGGGGGTCGGCCGACCGGGGGCGCAGGTGCGGTGGAGGGTGGCCCTCCGGATGGTCGTCGCCTGGGTCATCACACTGCCGGCAGCCGCGCTCATGGGAGCGGTGATGTGGTGGGTCGGTCACCTCGTGGGCGGTGCGATCGGCGGAATCCTCATGGTCGCGATCCTCGCCGGCGTCGCGCTCTTCATCTACCTCCGATCCCGCCGCGACAGCATCGGATCCCACAACGTGAACGACGACTGGCAGGACGCCCCCGCCCGCTCGTCGCAGCAGACCGCAGCGTAA
- a CDS encoding VOC family protein produces the protein MKARAVTVGMPVRDLTQAISWYRAAFDLGEPDQLPMDNLAEFDLGAFWLQLAEDPELAGRQGISVNISVVDAAAERQNLLSRGLAVTEVQRFEGVVEFFALTDLDGNTIGFVTELG, from the coding sequence ATGAAAGCACGAGCGGTGACCGTGGGAATGCCCGTCCGTGACCTGACGCAGGCGATCAGTTGGTATCGAGCTGCTTTCGACCTCGGCGAGCCGGACCAGCTCCCGATGGACAACCTCGCCGAGTTCGATCTCGGAGCGTTCTGGCTGCAGTTGGCTGAGGATCCTGAGCTGGCCGGCCGACAAGGCATCTCCGTCAACATCAGTGTCGTGGACGCCGCCGCGGAACGTCAGAACCTGCTGTCTCGCGGCCTGGCCGTGACCGAGGTGCAACGATTCGAGGGTGTCGTCGAGTTCTTCGCGTTGACCGATCTCGACGGCAACACGATCGGTTTCGTCACCGAGCTCGGCTGA
- a CDS encoding DUF2474 domain-containing protein, producing the protein MAPAPWNRPGESPQTRLLRIVMFWTAVVLVVGVVAILVNLVLWSAGLVGR; encoded by the coding sequence ATGGCTCCCGCACCTTGGAATCGACCCGGCGAATCGCCTCAGACTCGGCTGCTCCGCATCGTGATGTTCTGGACAGCCGTCGTCCTCGTCGTGGGAGTCGTCGCGATCCTCGTGAATCTCGTCCTCTGGTCGGCCGGTCTGGTCGGTCGCTGA
- a CDS encoding VOC family protein has translation MPTMIFVNLPVNDLARSREFFEALGYSINEGFSDENAVSVVISDTITAMLLTREFFAEFTSKTIIDATTSTEVQLALSAESKGDVDSIFETAIASGATPAGEQDHGFMYSKSFDDLDGHHWDFVWMDPEAAAGGAPEMTVEEMRANTTHS, from the coding sequence ATGCCCACCATGATCTTCGTCAACCTGCCCGTCAACGATCTGGCCCGGTCACGGGAGTTCTTCGAGGCACTCGGGTACTCGATCAACGAGGGGTTCAGCGACGAGAACGCGGTGAGCGTGGTCATCAGCGACACGATCACGGCGATGCTGCTGACCCGGGAGTTCTTCGCGGAATTCACGAGCAAGACGATCATCGACGCCACCACTTCCACCGAGGTGCAGCTCGCGCTCAGCGCCGAGAGCAAGGGCGACGTCGATTCCATCTTCGAGACGGCCATCGCGAGCGGGGCGACACCTGCCGGCGAGCAGGACCATGGCTTCATGTATTCGAAGAGCTTCGACGACCTCGACGGCCACCACTGGGACTTCGTCTGGATGGACCCTGAGGCGGCCGCCGGCGGTGCACCGGAGATGACCGTCGAGGAGATGCGGGCGAACACGACGCACAGCTGA